The Agaribacterium sp. ZY112 genome includes the window TTTCCAGTTGGCAATCCAGCTATTAATCCCATCTTTTACATAGTTGGAATCTGTCGTTAATTTGACTTCGCAACTTTCAGTCAGCGCATTAAGAGCCTCGATCGCTGCCATAAGCTCCATTCGATTATTCGTGGTGTCTTTTTCACCACCACAGAGTGTTTTTTGTTGACCGTTATACTCTAACACTGCCCCCCAGCCACCGGGTCCAGGGTTTCCTTTGCAGGCGCCATCAGTATAAATATCTATCTTTTTCAATGTGTTATCGCTTTGTGTGTTGTATTTCTGTTTTTTTACTGCTGGTTTTTATCGAGCCGCGAGAAGCTACACGAGCGCCATATAAGGTTCTCGATAAAACCAAGGATCGCCAGTCAGGTTTAAGTAAATTAAGCCCCGACTGCTCTTTTTTGGCGGTCAAACACACAACAGAAGAGAATGGGAAATTAATGCGATCCAAATAATGGCAGAATCTTGTACTTAAACGAAGATAGCTACCATGGTTGATTGGCAGAGTATGACAGATATGTTTTGTCGACTCGATTTTAAAATCTAAAAAGTTAAGCCAGTCTTTGATTCGGTAAGTCATAAGTGATCGACGGTACCATCCAGTGTGGGGGCGAAATGCACCGCTTAACTTTGCCCACATGCCACTTAAACTTATAGGATTGAAAGCGACAATGGCGATATCGCCACCATGCTTACAGACTCGGGCTGCCTCTTTAAGCAACTGTTGAGGTTCACTACTGTACTCGAGCAAATGATGAATAATGACAAGGTCAATGCTTTGCTCATCAAAAGGTAGTTGTTCGAACTCGGCTTCGACTAAGACCACAGCATTATTCGGTTCTAGCTCAGTACCGTGCGGCTTTAAGCGAATAACTTGACGATAATGCGACTTGGCCGTTGGGCAGCGCTCAGGCACAAGGCTCAGTTGAAGTACTTTCTGGCCTCTGTGTTTATCGAGTAGGCGCCTGAGGTTCCTGCATTCACCGCGAATTAAGTGTTGTGCTGCAGCCTGCGTAAACCATTGGCGAAGCTCTATGATGCGATGTTCTAAATGGGGTTGGTTGTGTTCGGCGCGGCTAAAGCGCTTTTGCCATGCGGTATACTTGTCTTTTAATCTACTAAGCATGCCCTGTCCTTTAATGGAGCTCGTGTGACTAACCCTACTATAAATATTACCCCTTTGCCGATCTTAGCGTCTAATTACCTTTGGCTTATTCGGCAAGATTTGCATGTATGGGCGGTCGACCCTGGTGATTCGGTCGAACTGTGTAAATATATTAAAAGCGAGGGGCTTAAGCTTAAAGGCGTTTTGATTACCCATAGCCACAATGACCATGTAGGTGGGCTTGAGTATCTGCTTCAAGCTTATCAAGTGCCTGTGTATGCACCAAGGCACCCCAAAATTGAAGCCCTTGCCGCGTCGTTTTTTAGAGCTGTGGATGAAGGCGACAAACTGCAGCTATTTGAAGGTGTAGAAGCTTGCGTTTGGCACGTGCCAGGGCATTTAGATGAGCATGTCGCCTTTATTGTTAATGAAGCGGATAGTGATATTGATAAAAAAGCCGCTGGCCCGCACCTATTTTGTGGCGATACTTTATTCTCAGCTGGCTGTGGACGCATGTTTGCAGGCCCTGCCGAGCTCTATTTATCTAGCTTGTTGCGTCTGGCGGCTCTACCAGATGCCACCAAGGTTTATTGTGCGCATGAGTACACTTTAGCGAATCTTGAGTGGGCATTAAGTTTATTACCCGCAGACGCTGCCTTATTAGATAAAAAGCGGCGAGTACAGGACCTACTTGATAAGGGGCTAGCCAGTTTGCCTTCGACAATAAGGGATGAAAAACAAGCCAATCTTTTTCTGCGTACAGACGAAAAAGCGCTTCGACAGATTCTTTCAAAGTGGCATAAGCTACAGTTAAACTCGGCAGACGAGTATTTTTCGGTCTTAAGGCAACACAAAGATCATTGGGCTTAGCTTGTGGCTTAAGGCAGCTAGGCTCTGTTAAACTTGGTCGCTTTTGTGGCTGTATTGTGTTTTATCTCTATGCGTTGTTGTTTTTTATTACCATCTGTTTTGGGTGCCTGCTTAATACTAAGTGGTTGTGGTTTGCCTTTGATAAAAGAGGATGTTGAGCTCAGTCATTCCTTAGCTGATGAGGCTAACCCTCTTGATGATCTCTGCTTTCAAACTGAAGCCGAACTCGATACGCAAGCAGCTTGGCAGCCTTATAATCTGTGGCAGCGTGTGATTGATAGCTATGCCCTTGAGTTTGAAGACAACAAGCGCATTCAGCAGCAGTTAAAGTGGTATAAAAAACACCCTGATTATATCTACCGGGTCAGTGTGCGAGGTACACCCTACCTTTATTATATTGTTGACCAGCTTGATCAGCGTTCTATGCCTGCAGAGCTCGCCTTCCTACCTATTGTTGAGAGTGCTTTTGACCCATTTGCTTATAGCCCAGGGCGCGCATCTGGTATGTGGCAGATTATCCCAGGAACGGGGAAAATGCTCGGCTTAAAACAGAGCTGGTGGTATGACGGTCGCCGAGATGTTGTTGCCTCAACGGATGCTGCTCTTGTTTATCTAGATAAGCTTCAGCGTCAATTTGATGGTGACTGGCTATTAGCCCTAGCTGCCTACAATAGTGGCGGCGGTACTGTTCGCAAAGCCATACGTAAGAATAAGAAGAAGGGAAAGCCAACCGATTATTGGAGCTTAGATCTTCCTCGAGAAACCAAAGATTATGTGCCTCGTTTATTGGCCCTTGCCACCTTGATGCGTGAGGCGCACGAGCATGACATTGAATTACCTCACGTTGCTAACGAAGCACACTTTGCTGTTGTTGATGTTCAGGGACAGATTGATTTAGCTCAGGCCGCAGAGCTAGCCGAGCTTGAGATGCAAGAGTTTTATCGTTTAAACCCAGCTTTTAATCGCTGGGCTACAGATCCTGAGGGGCCGCATACACTGGTACTGCCCATCGACAAGCACCATCAGTTTGGGGATAGATTAAAAGAACTGCCAGCTGAATCCCGCATTAAATGGCAAAGACATACGATTAAAAGTGGCGAAACACTCTCTCACATTGCTAATAAATACGGTGTATCGGTTGCTACCTTGCAAAGCGTAAATCGTATCAAAGGTCATAATATCCGTGCTGGTAAGGCCTTGTTGGTCCCTATGGCAAGTAAAGGGGCTTCGTTTTATAGTCACAGTGCCGATCAGCGTTTAGTTAAAAAACAGGCCTCCGGCGGTAAAAACGGACGCAACAAGGTGCAGCACCGCGTAGTAAAAGGCGATTCTTTTTGGTCTTTATCTCGCCGTTATGGCGTGAGCAGTTCGGCAATTGCTAAATGGAATAATATGGCGCCACGCGATACTTTGCGTTTAGGGCAAAGTTTGGTTATTTGGACTCAAGCTTCTGATAGCTCTTTAGCTTCCACTCAAGCCGAGACCGGCCAGGGTGAACAGTTTATTCGTAAACTGAATTATCGAGTTCGATCGGGCGATTCACTGTCTCGAATTGCCTCAAAGTTTAGTGTGTCAATTAATGATATTGTGCGCTGGAACTCCCTAAACAGTAAAAGCTATTTGCAGCCAGGCCAGCGCTTGGTGTTGTATGTGGATGTAAAGTCAGGCCGAGGTTAGTCTGGCTACTTCTTTTGAATAGATTAGTGGCTGTTTGAGAGCGTGTTTAAGCAAAGCTTGGCTTGGCTACAGAAATGCCTAAAGGATTCAAACTGCTCCGCATCAATACGACCACCAAAAAAAGCTCTGTCGGCATAAACGATGGCTTTGGGTTTATTAGCGATATAAATGGTGTACAGCAAGCAAGGAAGGCGGCCGAGTACATCTCTAAGGTCTTGAGCGTAGAGCTCTTCGTGCTCTTGAACGAACTCACTGTCCAGCCAGCAACTGTCCCCCTGCTCCAAGGCATAACTAAATACTGTGTCGCTATAAGGGTTTGCATCAAAGCGAAAGCGTTCTCTCCACGTCTCTGTGCCTTGCCCTAAGGCATATTTTGCATTGGCCTTACCCGCCTTTATAAAGGCAACGGCTACTCGCTCTAAGCCTACGCCTCGATGCAATCCTTCTAGCAGTGTTTGAAAGATCATATTGACATCGGCAGGTCCGCTGGCGGAGGTATTTAACTCTCTTAAGACGCTCAGTTGCAATTTAGGGTCGGGCTGCATGATTTGGCTAGAAGGGCTGCGCTCTACAAAATAAGCGCTATCTACTGAGCTTGGAATCATTGGGCAGGCATCAGGCGCGCCGTAACTCAGGGCGACTTCTGAAGCTTTATCGGCTGAGCGCTTCACGGATCTTAACGCCTCATCGATGCTCACACCTTGAAATTCGGCTACTTCGGTTAATACTTTTTTAAATTGCGGGCTATCCCAGCCATATAAAGCAGCGCGGCTAATGCGTTCTCCCGTGATGACGGCCTTAACACCATCACTGCTGACATCGCCCTTGAGTGCGGCTACTAAGGTATCACCGAGCTTCCATTGCTCGGCCAATTCTTGAGTGAGGCCTTTAAAACTCCCACCCAATAAGTCATTTTGGGCTTGCTTGCGAACTTTAGGGTCTGAACTTAATAAAGCCTGTTTTTCTTCGCATAATTCTTCGCTAAGCCAGAATGCCATTTCTCCCAAATTGAACAATAATGCAGCAATAAAAACAGGTTCATCTTCTGCGTGTTTACCTGTTGCCGTCTTGCTTTGTACAAGAGATTGAGCCTGAACGGCTGCATGAAAACCTTGGGCCACAAGCTTAAGTACGTGCTCTTTACTTTTACCTTTGAGCATACGATCAAGTACTAACAAGGAGATGCAGATGGCTCTTACACCTTTTAAACCAATAAGAACAATGGCACGAGAGATGGTATTAATCTGTTGTTGGCTGTAATTAAACTGCACACTGTTAGCGACGCGTAGCACATGGCTGGTAAGGTTGGGATCTCTTAATATCACTTCAGCAAGTTGAGCTGCGCCACTTTCATCACTCTCTGTAATTTTATTGAGCTCTGCGATTACACTGCCAAGCACCGGCATGTTTTTAGTTTTTAAGCGCTTAACCCAATTCTTTAATTTTTGAGAGGACATTCTGATCCTAGTATGTGTGGTTCATCCTAAGTGAGGCGCTTAAACGGACTTGCCTCTTGCCTTTGTCTCTTAGCTTCTATAGCTTTCTACTTTTAAAAGTTTAGTCTATGCAGGCCCGCCGCGCTTACCTGCGGTAGCTACATATAAGGAAGTTTATGAAGATCGTTATTGTTCTTGCACTCAGTCTTTTATTTTCTGCGTGTTCGAAGGACAGCTTAACTCCAGCAGAGCAAGGGGTTCTTGATCAAATATTGTTAATTGCAAACAGTGACGAACCTAGGGAATTAGACCCCCTACTTAGTACGGGTAGCCCAGAGCACAATATCCATTTAGCTTTATATGAGGGCTTGGTTACTAAACACCCAAAAACCTTGGCGATTGAGCCAGGTGTAGCCGAGTCATGGAGCTTAAGTGAGGATGGCCGTACTTACCGTTTTAAAATACGTGACGAAGCCCGCTGGTCAAATGGAGAAACAATCACTGCAAGTGACTATGTTTGGTCTTGGAAGCGTTCGCTTATGCCCGCCCTTGGTAGTGAGTGGGGGTATTTGAAATACTATCTAGAAGGTGCCGAGGCCTACCACAAAGGTGAAACGGATGATTTTTCGAGTGTTGGTGTTAAAGCTCTTGATGATAAAACCCTCGAAATTACTTTAGTAGCTCCCTGCCATTTCTTTCTTCAATTGCTAGATCATTACAGTTACTTTGCTGTACACCCAGAAACCATTCTTGCTCACGGTGCGATCGACCAACCTGTTAGTAAGTGGACTTTACCGGAAAACTGGGTAGGCAATGGCCCCTTTGCATTAAGTAAATGGGTGCTTAATGATGTCATCGAAACAAAGAAAAATGAGCATTATTGGGATGCGGCTAATGTAAAACTAAATGGTGTTAATTTTTATCCGATTAGCGACCAGCAAGCAGAGGTTCGAGCTTTTCGAAGTGGCAAGGTCCACCTTACTTATTCGGCCTCTCTGGCGATTGAGAAAATCCCCTACTTTAAAAAACAACCTGGCAATGTGCTTCGCGTAGATCCGATTTATGCTTCTTATTATTATGAGTTTAATACTCAAAAAGAGCCCTTTAATGATGTGCGAGTACGCAAGGCATTTAGTTTGGCAATTGATAGGGCTCTGTTGACGGAACGTGTCAGTAAGGCCGGTGAAACGCCATCTTGGTCTTTGGTTCCGCCAGATCCAAATGGTTATGAGCCTAAGCAGTATTTTAACTATGATGTTGTTAAAGCTAAGCAGCTGCTTGCTGAAGCAGGATACCCAGAAGGCGACGGTTTCCCTACTGTTGAACTTTTATACAACACGAATGACAATCACCGAAAAATTGCCTTAGCTATACAGCAGATGCTGAATCAGAACCTTGGTCTTCAGATTGAGTTGGTGAATCAGGAGTGGAAGGTCTTTTTAAATAGTCGCCGCGATCTAGAACATGACATAGCTCGTGCTGGTTGGATTGCTGACTACCTTGACCCTAGCAACTTTTTAGAGATTCTTGTATCCGACTCGGGTCAAAATAACACCGGTTGGGAAAATAACGAATACGATCACATTATTAAACAGCTTAAATTCACTCAAGATGTAAACGAGCGTCGAGCTTTGTTTGAGCAGGCAAATAAAATACTTGCGACTGAGTTCCCTGTTATGCCTATTTATATTTATACCGATGTAAATATTGTCGCACCCGAGGTTAAAGGTTGGTACGGCAATGTTATGCATTACCACCCCTACAATCGTGTTTATTTAGAAGCTCAAAAATAATGTGGCGCTACACCCTTAAGAGAATTTTGGCAGCAGTGCCGGTTTTATTTACTGTTGTACTTATTACGTTTGTGCTTGTGCGTGTTGCACCTGGTGGCCCCTTTGATGAGGAGCGTCGGGTGTCAGCTCAGGTATTGGAGAATTTAAATAAGCGCTATGATTTAAATTTGCCTATTTATCAGCAATTTATTAATTACCTTGCTAAAGCTGTACAAGGTGATTTAGGCCCCTCTTACAAATACCCTAATCGTACGGTAAGTGAAATTATCGCAAGTAGTGCGCCTGTTACGATCGAGTTAGGCTTTTATGCCTTATGTTTTGCTGTTTTATTTGGCTCTGTAGTAGGTGTTTTCTCCTCTCTAACACCCAACACTTGGCGGGATTACGTACCGATGAGTGTGGCCATGATAGGCATATGCATCCCCAGTTTTGTTTTGGGACCCCTGCTTGTCCTTGTTTTTGGTATTCACCTTGAGTGGTTGCCGGTTTCTGGTTGGGGCTCAAGCTCAGGCGATAAGTTGCTACCAGCACTGACACTGGGTGCGGCTTATGCCGCTTATGTTGCTCGTCTCTCTCGGGGAGGCATGCTAGAGGTACTTAATCAAGATTATATTCGTACGGCAAGAGCTAAAGGTTTAAGTGAGTGGCAGGTAATTAGCCGCCATGCTTTACGGGGAGGCTTGCGACCTGTAGTTGCTTTTTTAGGCCCTGCTGCTGCGGGCTTGTTATCAGGCTCTTTTGTTGTTGAGACGATTTTTCAGATACCCGGTATAGGGCGCTTTTTCTTACAAGCTGCCTTTAATCGTGACTACACCATGATTCTTGGTACAACAATATTTTTCTCGTTTTTGATTATTTTGTTTAATTTACTAACCGATTTATTACAAACATGGATGGACCCTAAATTACGTCAAGCGAGTTCACGCAAATGAGTACAGAAATAAGCACCTCTAGCTCGCTTTATTTGGACGCTCTGCGCCGCTTAAAGGCAAATAAATTAGCGATGGCTGGAACACTGTTTTTAATTGTTCTGTCGCTTGTCAGTCTATTTACCCCATGGATTGCTCCTTATTCTTATGAAACTCAAGACTTGTTGCTAGGTGCAACACCGCCTTCTGCTGAGCATTGGCTCGGTACAGATGTGCTCGGTCGAGATCAATTAACGCGAATTATGTACGGTAGCCGAATATCGCTAATGGTTGGTTTGGTCGCGACTGCGGTTGCATTAATTATTGGTGTATTGTGGGGCACTATCGCCGGTTACGCCGGTGGGCGCACTGATGCCTTTATGATGCGTATTGTCGATGTACTTTATGCTTTGCCTTTTGCTATTTTTATTATTTTATTAATGGTTGTTTTTGGTCGTAGCCTATTATTACTTTTTTTGGCTATTGGCGCGGTTGAATGGTTGACAATGGCCAGAATTGTTCGAGCCCAAGTACAGGCAATTAAAGAGCAAGAATACGTAAGCGCAGCTCAAAGTATGGGCTTTGGCCGTTTACATATTATTAAGCGCTACCTGATCCCCAACGCCTTAGGGCCGATTATTATTTACACTACTTTAACAATCCCTAATGTGATTTTACTTGAGTCATTTTTGAGCTTCTTAGGCTTGGGTATTCAGGCGCCGCAAAGCTCGTGGGGTTCTTTAATTAGCTACGGGGTGGAAAGTATGGAGGAATATCCGTGGCTGTTGATCTTTCCTGGGCTTGTTCTTTCTCTAACACTTTTCTCCTTGAACTTTTTAGGTGATGGTTTACGTGATGCTCTTGATCCACGCGCCTCAAAAAACTAATTATGCTGACGGTTAAAAATCTCAAAATACATTTCAAGAATCGCAAGACCATTAATGTCGCTGTCGATGATATATCGTTTAGCCTCAGTCGCGGTGAGACGCTTGCGATTGTTGGAGAAAGCGGCTCTGGAAAAAGTATCAGTTGCTATAGTTTGCTGGGCTTGGTTCCCTGCCCTCCCGGTGACATAAGCTCGGGCACGGCGGTTTTTGAGGGTGAGGATCTACTCAGCTTAAATGAGCGGCAGTTAAGAGACATTCGTGGTGCAAAAATCTCCATGATTTTTCAAGACCCAATGACCTGCTTAACGCCTCATATGCGCATTGGAGAACAAGTTGCTGAAGCCCTTAAGGCTCATCAATCCTTGAGCAATAAAGAAGCGCAAAAACTAGCTATAGACGCCTTACATGAAGTCGGTATTGTCAATCCAGAGCAGCGCTATAAAGATTACCCTCATCAGTTTTCAGGTGGCATGCGTCAACGCGTGATGATAGCTATGGCTTTAGCTACTCAGCCTGAAATATTAATCGCTGATGAGCCGACTACGGCTTTGGATGTCACAGTGCAAAAGCAAATACTTGAGCTTCTTGCG containing:
- a CDS encoding LysM peptidoglycan-binding domain-containing protein, with translation MAVLCFISMRCCFLLPSVLGACLILSGCGLPLIKEDVELSHSLADEANPLDDLCFQTEAELDTQAAWQPYNLWQRVIDSYALEFEDNKRIQQQLKWYKKHPDYIYRVSVRGTPYLYYIVDQLDQRSMPAELAFLPIVESAFDPFAYSPGRASGMWQIIPGTGKMLGLKQSWWYDGRRDVVASTDAALVYLDKLQRQFDGDWLLALAAYNSGGGTVRKAIRKNKKKGKPTDYWSLDLPRETKDYVPRLLALATLMREAHEHDIELPHVANEAHFAVVDVQGQIDLAQAAELAELEMQEFYRLNPAFNRWATDPEGPHTLVLPIDKHHQFGDRLKELPAESRIKWQRHTIKSGETLSHIANKYGVSVATLQSVNRIKGHNIRAGKALLVPMASKGASFYSHSADQRLVKKQASGGKNGRNKVQHRVVKGDSFWSLSRRYGVSSSAIAKWNNMAPRDTLRLGQSLVIWTQASDSSLASTQAETGQGEQFIRKLNYRVRSGDSLSRIASKFSVSINDIVRWNSLNSKSYLQPGQRLVLYVDVKSGRG
- a CDS encoding ABC transporter permease, giving the protein MWRYTLKRILAAVPVLFTVVLITFVLVRVAPGGPFDEERRVSAQVLENLNKRYDLNLPIYQQFINYLAKAVQGDLGPSYKYPNRTVSEIIASSAPVTIELGFYALCFAVLFGSVVGVFSSLTPNTWRDYVPMSVAMIGICIPSFVLGPLLVLVFGIHLEWLPVSGWGSSSGDKLLPALTLGAAYAAYVARLSRGGMLEVLNQDYIRTARAKGLSEWQVISRHALRGGLRPVVAFLGPAAAGLLSGSFVVETIFQIPGIGRFFLQAAFNRDYTMILGTTIFFSFLIILFNLLTDLLQTWMDPKLRQASSRK
- the rnhA gene encoding ribonuclease HI, with the translated sequence MKKIDIYTDGACKGNPGPGGWGAVLEYNGQQKTLCGGEKDTTNNRMELMAAIEALNALTESCEVKLTTDSNYVKDGINSWIANWKRNGWRTSAKKEVKNKDLWVALDEATQRHTIKWHWVKGHSGHPGNELADDLANRGIEEL
- a CDS encoding peptide ABC transporter substrate-binding protein; this encodes MKIVIVLALSLLFSACSKDSLTPAEQGVLDQILLIANSDEPRELDPLLSTGSPEHNIHLALYEGLVTKHPKTLAIEPGVAESWSLSEDGRTYRFKIRDEARWSNGETITASDYVWSWKRSLMPALGSEWGYLKYYLEGAEAYHKGETDDFSSVGVKALDDKTLEITLVAPCHFFLQLLDHYSYFAVHPETILAHGAIDQPVSKWTLPENWVGNGPFALSKWVLNDVIETKKNEHYWDAANVKLNGVNFYPISDQQAEVRAFRSGKVHLTYSASLAIEKIPYFKKQPGNVLRVDPIYASYYYEFNTQKEPFNDVRVRKAFSLAIDRALLTERVSKAGETPSWSLVPPDPNGYEPKQYFNYDVVKAKQLLAEAGYPEGDGFPTVELLYNTNDNHRKIALAIQQMLNQNLGLQIELVNQEWKVFLNSRRDLEHDIARAGWIADYLDPSNFLEILVSDSGQNNTGWENNEYDHIIKQLKFTQDVNERRALFEQANKILATEFPVMPIYIYTDVNIVAPEVKGWYGNVMHYHPYNRVYLEAQK
- a CDS encoding HDOD domain-containing protein, giving the protein MSSQKLKNWVKRLKTKNMPVLGSVIAELNKITESDESGAAQLAEVILRDPNLTSHVLRVANSVQFNYSQQQINTISRAIVLIGLKGVRAICISLLVLDRMLKGKSKEHVLKLVAQGFHAAVQAQSLVQSKTATGKHAEDEPVFIAALLFNLGEMAFWLSEELCEEKQALLSSDPKVRKQAQNDLLGGSFKGLTQELAEQWKLGDTLVAALKGDVSSDGVKAVITGERISRAALYGWDSPQFKKVLTEVAEFQGVSIDEALRSVKRSADKASEVALSYGAPDACPMIPSSVDSAYFVERSPSSQIMQPDPKLQLSVLRELNTSASGPADVNMIFQTLLEGLHRGVGLERVAVAFIKAGKANAKYALGQGTETWRERFRFDANPYSDTVFSYALEQGDSCWLDSEFVQEHEELYAQDLRDVLGRLPCLLYTIYIANKPKAIVYADRAFFGGRIDAEQFESFRHFCSQAKLCLNTLSNSH
- a CDS encoding methyltransferase domain-containing protein, whose product is MLSRLKDKYTAWQKRFSRAEHNQPHLEHRIIELRQWFTQAAAQHLIRGECRNLRRLLDKHRGQKVLQLSLVPERCPTAKSHYRQVIRLKPHGTELEPNNAVVLVEAEFEQLPFDEQSIDLVIIHHLLEYSSEPQQLLKEAARVCKHGGDIAIVAFNPISLSGMWAKLSGAFRPHTGWYRRSLMTYRIKDWLNFLDFKIESTKHICHTLPINHGSYLRLSTRFCHYLDRINFPFSSVVCLTAKKEQSGLNLLKPDWRSLVLSRTLYGARVASRGSIKTSSKKTEIQHTKR
- the gloB gene encoding hydroxyacylglutathione hydrolase yields the protein MTNPTINITPLPILASNYLWLIRQDLHVWAVDPGDSVELCKYIKSEGLKLKGVLITHSHNDHVGGLEYLLQAYQVPVYAPRHPKIEALAASFFRAVDEGDKLQLFEGVEACVWHVPGHLDEHVAFIVNEADSDIDKKAAGPHLFCGDTLFSAGCGRMFAGPAELYLSSLLRLAALPDATKVYCAHEYTLANLEWALSLLPADAALLDKKRRVQDLLDKGLASLPSTIRDEKQANLFLRTDEKALRQILSKWHKLQLNSADEYFSVLRQHKDHWA
- a CDS encoding ABC transporter permease, with the translated sequence MSTEISTSSSLYLDALRRLKANKLAMAGTLFLIVLSLVSLFTPWIAPYSYETQDLLLGATPPSAEHWLGTDVLGRDQLTRIMYGSRISLMVGLVATAVALIIGVLWGTIAGYAGGRTDAFMMRIVDVLYALPFAIFIILLMVVFGRSLLLLFLAIGAVEWLTMARIVRAQVQAIKEQEYVSAAQSMGFGRLHIIKRYLIPNALGPIIIYTTLTIPNVILLESFLSFLGLGIQAPQSSWGSLISYGVESMEEYPWLLIFPGLVLSLTLFSLNFLGDGLRDALDPRASKN